A section of the Kribbella sp. HUAS MG21 genome encodes:
- a CDS encoding ABC transporter permease, which translates to MSTTTDVADRVSPLKGLQQAVTLAWRTIVQIRHNPWELGDYSFQPILFLVLFTYVFGGAISGSPGEYLRVALPGIVVMNMFFVTMYVGMGLNTDLTKGVFDRLRSLPIARWAPLAGRIAADLVKHAWSVLLLLAVGYLMGFRVETSFLELLAMVGLVLVFALAFSWISVLVGVLARDPEHVQLFGFTVLFPITFVSNVFVPTETMPGWLQPVVEANPVTLLSDAARGLLVGGPVAEPVLWSLAWAAGIMLVFAPVSVFALKRKV; encoded by the coding sequence TGAGTACGACGACGGATGTCGCCGACCGGGTGAGCCCGCTGAAGGGTCTGCAGCAGGCGGTGACGCTGGCCTGGCGGACGATCGTGCAGATCCGGCACAACCCGTGGGAGCTCGGCGACTACAGCTTCCAGCCGATCCTGTTCCTGGTCCTGTTCACGTACGTCTTCGGCGGCGCGATCTCCGGCAGCCCGGGGGAGTACCTGCGGGTCGCGCTGCCCGGGATCGTCGTGATGAACATGTTCTTCGTGACGATGTACGTCGGGATGGGTCTGAACACCGACCTGACGAAGGGCGTCTTCGACCGGTTGCGCTCGCTGCCGATCGCGCGCTGGGCGCCGTTGGCGGGCCGGATCGCCGCGGACCTGGTCAAGCACGCGTGGTCGGTGCTGCTGCTCCTCGCGGTCGGGTACCTGATGGGCTTCCGGGTCGAGACGTCGTTCCTGGAGTTGCTCGCGATGGTGGGACTGGTGCTGGTGTTCGCGCTGGCGTTCTCCTGGATCTCGGTGCTGGTCGGCGTACTCGCCCGCGACCCGGAACACGTGCAGCTGTTCGGGTTCACGGTGCTCTTCCCGATCACGTTCGTCAGCAACGTGTTCGTGCCCACCGAAACCATGCCCGGCTGGCTCCAGCCCGTCGTCGAGGCGAACCCGGTCACGCTGCTGTCCGACGCGGCCCGAGGCCTGCTGGTCGGCGGCCCGGTCGCCGAACCGGTCCTGTGGTCGCTCGCGTGGGCCGCCGGCATCATGCTCGTCTTCGCGCCCGTCTCGGTCTTCGCGCTGAAGCGAAAGGTGTGA